Sequence from the Miscanthus floridulus cultivar M001 chromosome 16, ASM1932011v1, whole genome shotgun sequence genome:
GTATATCCTTTCGCCGACGCTTAGATAGTTGGCTTGTTTAGGAAACGTCGACACTTATTCTGTCTAACAACATTTGCCGACAGTTTCATTGTCCTAAGAGAAATACCGACAGTTAACCTATAGCCATACAACATCATTGCCGACAGTTTATGTGACTTTAAAAAGGTTGTACAATTACCAACACATAGTGTGTTGTCAAAACCAATCATTTGCCAACGGATAAGTGTAGACAAATGTGTGTCGTGGTGTAGTGGCGAGTAACCCGCGGCTACCCGTTACCCGCTCGGGCACGGGTACAGGCGAATATCTTTACCCGTCGGAGGGTATGGGTTTCTTAGCGGGTAAAGTTTTTTCTGGATGGGCACGGGTATGGGTTTACTGTACCCAGCGGGTATGTACCCATTGCCATCTTGAGGCGCGATGCCACGATGGGGCGAGACGTAGGTCGGCCCGGAGGTCGCTAAACCCCAGCGCTGCCGCAGCTGACCGACGAAACACGCGTTCGGCCCATATACAACAGCATCATATGCGTGCAGCTGCAGCCCCGGAAAAGAAGACGGACTCAAGGCCCAAGCAACGGCGACAGAAGCAATAGATACGGGGAAAAGTCCATTGAACCTCCTTCAACTCTTTGTTAATTGGAAAATTGGATTTTCAGACTCTCGTAAATCGTTTTAAAAATGGTCTTGGCTAACATGGCGCCACATTAGCGACGAGCGAGGTAAACTGAATTTTCACGATAATTCAAGGAGGTCAATTAGACTCTAAAAAAATATAAGTaatttttgaaaattttcaaaTACTTTTAGGATAAATATACATTTTAAAATACtaaaatataatttaaaattAAAATTCCTAAAAATTGGCTTTAACTCAGACGTCCAAGAGCTTTAGGGGCTGATAAATTCCTTCAGAGAGAGTTTGTGAGGTCACTTGGCCATAATCATTGAGTTCCTTCTCAAAGTCCATTACAGAGAACCAATAAGATTGACTGGCGATTTTGGATTCCTCGCCCTAGCAAGAAGAATACTAGGAACCTTTCAAAGAAAATCATGAGGTGATTCCTGAGTTAAGAGGGACGGTGTAAGGTTATCAAGAAGGATTTCATTTGGAACGACTTCGGGTCGTGACATTTAGGGAGGtcaattagacttaaaaaatataaataaattttaAATAATTTTAGAATAATATGCATTttaaaaatactaaaatatgaTTTAATATTTAATAACATAAGAAATTTGCTTTAACTCATAAAAAATAAATGTAAATCATGGTCTACACTCTACATCGTGAAGATTTTGGTTTGCCTTGTGCCATCCAGTCCGTCCCTCCAAGAAAACACATATCCTAAGATGCCACTATATATTGGGCAACAGTAAGGCAATCCCTCCAAAGGCTAGCAGATCCACTTGCCGTTAGAGAATCTCTAACAGTATTTCTCAAACCACTTTCTAAACCTAATTCACTTGGAGAGCCATTGTACTAGAAAGTCACTCTCTATATCTCTCTCCACATTTGAACTTCTCTATATCTTTTTTTTGGTATTTAGAGAGCTAGCTTCGTTTTCTATCTTTGGCGAGTGAGAATCTAGGAATAGAAGCAATTAAAGTTTTTCTACGAGAAAGTATAATGGTCATGTACCTCCGGTACGGCCCCTCCTCCGTAGGAAGAAATACACCCTGATCGGCTGGCTGAAAAACAGCTGATGctgattgtaacaccccaggtgtttatcaccagttaagcaatgagtttgagctcaaacatgacatgttaagtggtgatgaaggtatcaatatcaaatctacaagagtgagctacaacttaaacttggacaacacacctttacttacatatgtatccttgttaagattatgcaagagtaatgtcaaacatgcttatttcatgtacattacatcaacatgcatccatcttgaccagtggaaaggtttcatgaagtttggaatcaagaagtcacatgaaatgataagttataatctttcttggattactttattaagtaaatgggaatatgagatgtcgaccaaaccttgctaccttgcccaaatgactctaattgaactctacaacaaaagtcatgaagggccgtgttgagcagaagtcaagaaaatgcctcaatcggtctaaaactctaatttaagctttaccatgatgctactttgacttgatttgaactgtggcttagagtgtttgcatggtagcggaccctaaataaaagttgtagtccatattatgtagaacaaactttatttttggatcaaGGATTGATTCGACTTCTAAGTGTCTCGATTAGGGATTTCAAGAATCAACTCAGTGCTGTTTTGAAGCTCCAAAAATCGCCTAAGTGTTGGAACTGAAATATTCAGTTTTCAAGTTTCGTGAACCCCACTTTAGAACCTTGTATCTCTTCAACCAGGCAGAATTAGACTTTGATCCTTtaaacaaagttggagatctcgcgtagctctacaacttttgttactaCATTTTGTGCCAGAACTAAACGGATTAGAAGATACAAAAGGACAAAGATTGATATTCAGTCGCATTTTTGAGGTAGAATTAAGTTTTGAAGCTATTCAAACAGAACCGACCATAGGCAGGAGAGCGACGTCGCGTGGCTCCTCTGCGCTGCCCTCGCTTGCCACCTCGCCCCATGCGCATAAGTACAGAGACCCGAGCTCCCCTacctctccactctctccctctcccttccccttccctctcctacTCTCTCCAAGTCGGCACCATGCCACCGCCATGAACGCCGCTGCTGCTGGAGCTCCATTACCGCCGCTGCTCTCCTTGCTCCAGCCTTCCTCAGCCTGAACCAGCCACGTCGCTACCATTGCCACGTGTCGCTGCCCGGCCGAGCCAGGCCCTGTAGGCCCCGCGCGCCGGGCGCGAACGGCCACACGCGCCACTGCGGCCGGCCCTTCAGCAGGCCGCTACCAGCCAAGCCAAGGGCAGGGCGTGACCACGGCTGGCCATAGCCGAGCCCAGACGGCCTCCCCCTTGCCGTCGGCTGCCCCCTCCACTGGCCAGAGCCCGCCCGGCCCATGTCGTGCGCTGCTCCATGTCTATGTAGAAGAGGATGCGAAGGACCGTGGGCAAGAATTTGAAGAAGTTGGAGGGCCGAACAGCGAAGTCGtgactcagttgaatagtgcCAGAAAGGATATGTTTGTTCGAGTTTAATTTGTAAAAActgcagggtccccgatgcaagatttacattccttttctttgacttatgcagatttgaatgatcaactttgaaaattcatagtaattagtataaaAATAGTAAAATAGTAAATGCGAACTTTTCGGAATCCTTGTAAAattatctatgcattagatctataatatgacatgctttagtttaaagtttttgctgtgaaaatcaatttgtgcagttaggttcttaatactaaTTATGTCTCGTCttttttcataactacagtttttgtgctcaaataaatatgaaatttttatggtaggctactgatgctatgtgtATGTTGTGGTTAAAATTTGAGGAGTTGAGGTttgatagtttaagagctataaaaataacaaatgctttGTGTTACTTTGCTCCTATTCttaataggcctgcatgtttgaattaattggcttagttatgTTATTAATAATGACTTGATGACAttacatgagttgtattacttttcttaagcttttcaaaaagctaaatagcataatttttggttaagtagatctttagttatagttgcttaaatctctgtggttgTTTCTACCTAAATCTAGACAAGGTTGCCATGTTGGTACTGTGGGGACTTtttaatagtataattagctctaggtgtttataacaaagttatttaaaattttctaagctttcttaaaagtctagaaccatatttattagacatgtagaactctagttatatctgtttaaagtggcatgtcagattctgtccatgttttggacagagacgcattcattggattaattgaccttgttagctatagaatcaacttatgatgataataataaaattgtaggtaacttcacaagcttttcaaaaagttatgattcatgattgttcgagatctagaactccagttatgcttttttgaagttcctatcagatttctgtaccactgctgtttcggttgcatgtgcagttttgcttttacaattattttcgtggtgtaaatgatgttttttgtggttgtagtgaataccaaagttgtagctaatttcataatatagcttgtgataaattttcatgaccataggcctaataatttaggagctatagactTTTGCAagttcattgtcagattttgcatgctctctgtatagatctaaatgattgtgttgtttgacttagctaagctttgaatcatgtcttggagataatataagAAGTGTAGTTATTTTTATGAGCTTTCTAAATTGTTAAATATCACTCATTTTGGTGGTCTAAGTCTCCAGTTATAAGTTTATAAAGTTGCATGGTAGAAtatgtccaagtctggacagatgtgctcaattgtgcttgattgaccttgttaattgtagaatcaccttgtgatgataataaacatgttttatataatttaataaactttctataaagttaaggttcatgcttgtttgatgtccataactctagttatgcattgttgaaattactactacttttctatccTTGTTCTGTGTAGATTTataacattggcatgtttgacctggttAACTTTAGAAtaagtttttggtgataataacaatgttgcaggaaatttcattagctttccagaaagtctagatTTACCCTTGTTGGATGCCTAtgtctctagttatggttaaaacaaatgactgttgtgctgctgtctagatttctgtacatgtgctaggtgattgttttagcttgctcttgttttggctaaacatgttggttagttcttgatcgatgcatgtgtgcaatatctgaacttaagttcacttgtgtgccatgcctaatatgcttactatccctctataataggattgtgtgatgtttagttaaataactctaggtgcctatgtcttgcatgatcttatgtttgtcttgaatgctattatatgatgcatctcatattaccattcttcatattcatgtacttgcatcttacatctcatctaggtacgctagatgaaccacgtgaaggacgtgatattggagccaaacccgaagacggtgtatagTGAACCTatctcgaagatggaaggactagacaagtgctaggatgggagatactcaccaaacgagtgtcatctaacaaacattaACCTAGTGATTGGATCACAGGCAAGCCctaaagcattctaagcctcctatatttttacaaatatcacttaagttctttatgtttgatgcattaggttataagagtcgattgaaaccacttgatgcatagaactaccttgtccagaaatataccttgaaccttatgtaggtctaggatcgaatgtatgcttagcaatgcttagacctgtagaagtcgggtgattttctgtcacctgcgagatataggtggataccaaagcacggttggctatatttgctatcgtgaaaataaccatgtgttaataatgaatggagaccggacgagatgttgatagagaagcaacaagatatggaggtcttgggtgtggatctatccccgtctgtgtcgattaaggaccgtaccgttgttggcgcttctaacaagattgaacgcatgtctatcacttagccggccggataactcgttccgaccgtgaagccgagcagCTCAACTCAGACCGGGCCCCGCTctgtcaaagtgcgcactctacaTGGTattaaggatgtgcggagagccagaaGTGAGCCAAgagcagggtagtcctgatcgttcTGGCAACTGgccgtccctgattgtgcggcactgggcgaacccgcgaaatgtgtacctgagttgtaccaaaggtgatctaaaACTACCTTGCGCATGTAtgtctgggtttatgttaggaataaattctcagctggttgaaatcgattcgaatcgccgtctctcccggatagtgagaaacttggctagtcccaacatcgtagtaactgtattatgaaatatgatggttatgatgaatattaaaatcttacaccggctatggttactattgttatgctactaaatgatgtaccacatgtttgacaccggttagttgctaatctagagatgaatagctataattaacttgatgaccaaagtataattgtacaactgaattagtcacattttatgtaaaatgttgtcaagctagctccacctataaagtcttgcatactctttggtgtcactttatttttagttcatgatgggtaagtctagctgagtacattcaagtactcagggtttatcccaccatgttgcaggtgaagttcttggcctgctgaagatggtggctaaccgtcagtggactcggtgactctatatttattttctcatctatatgcttttatctgaagATGTCACTTAtgttagcaatgtatttggaacttatattaatataatcatttgaaagctatgttattTTCACTAATGGGTTTTTAAAactcaaacttgtactattatttgtgaacccacttgtaatattatttctgatgcaactctgcgtatgtgatgtgtattttcttaatcacgcggtcttggttgtgatgttgatttaccgaggtccttcgtgacaatcggcggactatcgggtttatataagtgaaagtatgcgcatatCAACgtattagcggggacagccgtacttgatcttatataaattagacggttttgtcacactgatgctgatgctgatttattatgagagaaaaacactgtaattTTGCTGAAATGGTATGACCGATGAGTTTAAGCGAACAGAGCCATatattttttttgggggggggctCCTAATAATGGAAAGAAAGGCCCACAAGGatcaagatgtttacccatgtacAGCCATGAGTAGTTATTTTTATGTCAGTTTAAGTGGAGAGTTTTATTTTATTGTTTTCAAAGTCTATCATGTCatatagaataaaataaaatttgaacgAAACACCGTACTTCAATGCAAAGTTTTATTATAGAGCTTCATAGTCATTTAATTTCGTGACTCATAAAGGGTCGGTAATCGTGCCAAGagaatttcatcttcatctaaatAAAACTCATTTCTTCTATCTCTTTAAATACACTGACATATCATTAAAAGTATCTACGTGACAACCTATTTAAtacaaataaaattcatattactTTTTTAACTaacgaatattatttttttctcacaataaatcagctcatggtacttttagtcatgggcttatcagccaagcgaacgggcCCACTGAAACTACCCATGCACGGTGGGAAAATATCTCCCGGCGTGGAATACGTCACCCCCCATCACCAACTGCCCGTCCCTTTCGCGCGCTTCTTCCTTCAATTCGCTTCATCATTCACTTGTGTGTCCTGTCCACACAAGTAAACCTACCTCCACGCCCTGGATACTGACACGCGGGCCAGGCTCACGCTCGGCCTCGGGGCCCAACACGGGTGACACATCGTACGTCTACGCATCAATGCGCCACCCGACTCACCTCGTGACCGTACCGCAGTAGCTTCAATCAAAAAGACAGGCCCAGCCCAGCTGCCGGAGGGAGCCAGCCAGGGCCCAGGGAGGTGACTGGACGTAGTACGTACGTGGACGATGCCAATCCCAGTGCCTGCAACTGCCCCAGTTCCTCTTTCCCCCTCCTCCACTTCGTCTCCGCTTCACCCCTCTCCATCTCCGCCTTGACTTCCTTCGCCACCGTCCTCTTCATCCTCCTCCTCAATCCGCTCTTTCAGGAAGCGAGAAGAAGAAGCAACAAGGGTGAGTAGTCTCTTGCTCCAACCGCCTTGCCTACCGTTGACTCGCTTTTCCCTGCCTCGCTCAGCTCTCCTCTCCGTGAGCTGAGCTCTACTCTGCCGCGCGCGTTCTTGCTTGCTCCTCCTCTGCTCCACCTCGCCGTTGCCGGGTAGGGTAGGTCGTCGATCTGGACGCTTGCTGTTTCCATACTTTCCACTACTGGTAGTAGTAGGATGCATGAACTGATGAACTGACTGTTCACTCTGCAGTCCGCATAAGGTTGCTGCACTGCATGCGTGTGGCCGTGCCAACATCCATCCTCTCACAAAATTCTCCATCACCTACCTGTATTGACTTTTCTGCAGGGGACAGGAATAGGATCATGGCCGGGCGCCGGTGCACCCACCACCACCTCATGCTTCCGGCCACCGCCTGCCTGTGGGCTCTGTCATgcgcgctgctgctgctccgCGCGTCGTCAGCGTCCCCTCACGGCCTGCTCAGGGTCGGCCTCAGCAAGCGCGGCCTCGACCAGCACGCGCTGCAGGCGGCTAAGGTCGCGAGGCAGGAGGACAGCCTCCGCGGCCGCCTGggggccagcagcagcagcagcggcggcggcagcggcgacgaCGTCCCGCTCGTCGACTACCTCAACACCCAGTACTACGGGGAAGTCGGCCTCGGCACGCCGGCGCAGAACTTCACCGTCATCTTCGACACCGGCAGCTCCAACCTCTGGGTCCCCTCCTCCAAATGCTACTTGTCGGTCCGTCGTTCATTGCTTTCTTTCTTTCTGTATCTGATGTTTGGTTTGCCATTGCCATGTGTACATTTGCATCATTGGAAATAGATCTGACTGTTGTTTGGTTCCACTGAACTGCAGATAGCGTGCTACCTCCACCCCAGATACAAGTCCGCCAAGTCTAGCACTTACAAGAAGGATGGTATATATTTGTGATTTTGTGGCCTGGCCTcatcttttttcttctctttgtttttttaaagaaaaaagaaaaaaatatgtttTGTGGGTAGTTCAAAGGCCATTGCTAAATGCCTCTACTCTTTCTTCCTCAAATTGTTCAGGAGAGACTTGCAAAATCACCTATGGCTCCGGTTCAATTGCTGGATTCTTCAGTTACGACGATGTGCTGGTTGGAGACCTTACTGTCAAAAGCCAGGTAAATCTAACACTAACAACACCTGCCTCCAGTGTTGACATTCACGCGCGGCGGGACTGTATCTCTAACGCTGCAAATCAATCTACCCATTTCAGAAGTTCATCGAGACGACGCGCGAAAGCAGCATCACGTTTATCATCGGCAAGTTTGATGGCATTCTTGGTCTTGGATACCCTGACATCTCCGTCGGCAAAGCTCCTCCAATTTGGTATATAGTCTTGTGCCTGTGTTACCATGCAGGTCGCTGGCGTTGGCTTGCCTGTTTGCCATTTAACAGGagacctgtttttttttttttctctctctctttgccaGGCAGAGCATGCAAGAGCAAAACCTGCTTGCGGAAGATGTTTTCTCCTTCTGGCTTAACCGAAACACTGAAGAGGAATCTGGTGGTGAGCTTGTCTTTGGCGGCGTGGACCCTGATCACTTCAAGGGAAACCACACCTATGTTCCTGTTTCCAGCAAGGGTTACTGGCAGTTCAACATGGGGGATCTTCTCATTGATGGCCAGTCCACTGGTTTCTGCGCCAAGGGCTGTGCTGCTATTGTCGACTCTGGGACTTCTTTGCTGGCTGGTCCAACAGTATGTATCTCCATACTGATGATCCTGAAATTCTATCTTTTGCACGATCATAGGCACTTGGGTTACAAAGCTTGAGCTGATTTGGAGTCATTCATCAATAGATTAATTACTAGAATATGTAGCATCAGTAGACTATTGACTAGTCTTTACACAACTGGACAAGGTGCCTAGGTACTGAGTCTGAATGGGAGTACAGCTTTTGCAATATGCCATGACTAAAGACCTGCCTCGTGTTTTTTTACAGACAATAATTGCTCAGGTGAACGAAGCAATTGGGGCTGCTGGAATTATCAGCCAAGAATGCAAAGAAGTTGTGAGCCAGTATGGAGAGATGATCCTCGAACTGCTCATAGCACAGGTTTGCTAGCTTCTGCATTTCTTATCTTTCGTCAGACTTCTGACCGTGGAACGGGTGTTATAGATGATTGTGCTCTGTTAAACTAGTTTTGAACTCCAGTAATTTGGTAATGCTTTGACACTGCAGACATCTCCAGAGAGAGTGTGCAGCCAGGTTGGTCTGTGTATGTTTGATGGCGCTCAGTCTGTCAGGTGAGCCTATGATTATTGCAGAGTACCAGACCATCGTACAGTtatagcctgttcgcttgaacttataagccggcttatcagctataatctacagtatttttctctcacaacaaaacaccttcagccggcttatcagccggctttaataccagccgaacaggggtGAACCCCGCGTGACGAACAAGGAAGGATAAGTAGGGAATTTGGATAGAATTTGGGGAATTTGAGAAGAACAGAGGGAGCAGAAGAGGGGAATTGAAGaacagagaagaagcaaatggGGGAAACGGGTTTTCTGTTATTCCATAACCGCTTCCAGGTTTCTTACAACGGCTTATAAGCCACTCCGCCGCCTCTTTGGACCGAGCCCCTACACCTACATGGGCCAAGCCCAACTCTTCTCCATACTCGACACAGTTACGAAGCCCAACACCAAATCACTGTCACAAGACAACACTTAGCCACACTACTTCCCGCGCCTCCTTCTGCAGTTTCTGACACCCCGGCGGCGAGTGGGCGTCGTGAGAGCGCCGGCAAGGAAGATGAGGGAgagagggggagggagggagggagggagacgtTGGGAGAAGCCCAGCAAGGCAGCAACAAGTCTGTTATATTTATTACCATGATTCTTTTTTCGGTCTAAGAATTAGAGTCACTGAGTGGAGGCTAAAAACCTAGGGCTAATAAAAAAATAGTTTAATTTtctttgtaatatatattttagCTTTCTTTTGTATTATAAAATAAGCGTTTATTTAGTTCttatctactccctccattttaaattataagacattttaccTTTTTAGATAcactagtatattgcccgtgctaacgctacggtgacatctagaaaaaataaataataaaactaAAAATTAAATCAACTAATGAAAGAAACACAAATTCACAAACTAATGAAATAAGACCATGCATTATTGTGTGTTAAAAGATATTGGACTTCGGAGATAAGAAACtgaaaaaaataaataagaaaagTGAAAAACTGGATACTTGTTCTGCCTATCACAGCCCAAACATTCATGTCTAAGGTATCCATGTGAGTACTTTAATAGATTGATATATATGAGCTGGAAAATTAGTAACAATAGCAAAGCTACATATATATAACTgaaaaatattgcaaatctcacaAGAACAATTGTTTCAATAGTAATGTTTTTGTACCCATTCTTGACATAGACAGGCAGAAGGGCAggcttggtgcagtggtgagagctgtttcactgagtcaccaggtcatgtgttcgaagcagcctctctgcAGATTTTACGGGGGAAGGCTTCCTCGGTTTTTTCCtttcccagaccccactcatgtgggagcctgcggcactgggtctgccccctTGATATAGATAGGCAAGCATTATATATTTGTATCGAGAATATGGCATGCAAATTAATATTGATTTATTACATAGTATAGTAGATATATAGTTCACCACAATACAAGTGAAACGGGAAATGTTGGATATACACCCGAGCCAGGATGATTGGGCCTCACTGTACTACGACGTGTTAGcgtcattcatcttgttgacacTTGAGAGCGGTGAAGGTCTCCATCTCATCCTGCCACACAGAAACACGAAAAAGGATTTATTGA
This genomic interval carries:
- the LOC136514408 gene encoding aspartic proteinase-like — translated: MAGRRCTHHHLMLPATACLWALSCALLLLRASSASPHGLLRVGLSKRGLDQHALQAAKVARQEDSLRGRLGASSSSSGGGSGDDVPLVDYLNTQYYGEVGLGTPAQNFTVIFDTGSSNLWVPSSKCYLSIACYLHPRYKSAKSSTYKKDGETCKITYGSGSIAGFFSYDDVLVGDLTVKSQKFIETTRESSITFIIGKFDGILGLGYPDISVGKAPPIWQSMQEQNLLAEDVFSFWLNRNTEEESGGELVFGGVDPDHFKGNHTYVPVSSKGYWQFNMGDLLIDGQSTGFCAKGCAAIVDSGTSLLAGPTTIIAQVNEAIGAAGIISQECKEVVSQYGEMILELLIAQTSPERVCSQVGLCMFDGAQSVSEGIESVVGKENLGSDVMCSACEMAVVWIENQLRENKTKELILQYANQLCERLPSPSGESTVSCEDISTMPNLAFTIANKTFTLTPDQYIVKLEQGGQTVCISGFMAYDVPPPRGPLWILGDVFMGAYHTVFDFGNDRIGFAESA